In Apis cerana isolate GH-2021 linkage group LG6, AcerK_1.0, whole genome shotgun sequence, the following are encoded in one genomic region:
- the LOC107999167 gene encoding V-type proton ATPase subunit H isoform X3, with the protein MAIISTVRECHYKSHMISKEDHDFIVAFDTNDPNVRDAKLKENPHQAAKTFLNLLGHISKDQTIQYILTMIDDMLQEDRSRVEIFREHSNRKRESVWGPFLNLLNRQDGFIMNMTSRIIAKLACWSHDLMEKTDLQFYLTWLKDQLKLSFEAPQDTNLHARVEQDNTMDKETNELHELQSPNNEYIQSVARCLQMMLRIDEYRFAFVSVDGISTLISVLSGRVNFQVQYQLIFCIWVLTFNPLLAEKMNKFSVIPILADILSDSVKEKVTRIILAVFRNLIEKVEDGQVAKEHCIAMVQCKVLKQLSILGQRKFDDEDITDDIEFLNDKLQASVQDLSSFDEYSTEVKSGRLEWSPVHKSGKFWRENANRLNEKNYELLRILVHLLETSKDPLVLSVASFDVGEYVRHYPRGKHIIEQLGGKQRVMQLLGHEDPNVRYEALLAVQKLMVHNWEYLGKQLEKEQTGTSNAPGTKPGAQVPAKA; encoded by the exons ATGGCAATCATATCTACAGTAAGAGAATGTCATTATaa GTCTCATATGATATCAAAGGAAGATCATGATTTCATAGTAGCTTTTGATACAAATGATCCTAATGTTCGAGATGCAAAACTCAAGGAAAATCCACATCAAGCTGCTAaaacatttcttaatttactTGGTCATATTTCAAAAGATCAAACTATTCAATATATACTTACAATGATTGATGACATGCTTCAG gaaGATCGTAGTCGTGTAGAAATCTTTAGAGAACATTCGAATCGCAAACGTGAATCAGTATGGGGtccttttttgaatttgttaaataGACAAGAtggatttataatgaatatgacCTCTCGAATTATTGCTAAACTTGCTTGCTGGAGTCATGATCTAATGGAAAAAACAGATCTTCAATTTTACTTGACATGGTTAAAAGATCAATTGAAACTCAGT TTTGAAGCTCCTCAGGATACAAATTTGCATGCAAGAGTAGAACAAGACAACACTATGGACAAGGAGACAAATGAACTACATGAACTACAAAGTCCG aataatgaatatattcaatCTGTGGCACGTTGTTTACAAATGATGCTTCGCATAGACGAATACCGTTTTGCATTTGTATCCGTTGATGGAATTTCTACTTTAATAAGTGTTCTATCAGGCAGAGTAAATTTCCAAGTACAATATCAacttatattctgtatatggGTATTAACATTTAATCCATTGCTTgcagaaaaaatgaataa atttagtgTTATTCCTATTTTGGCAGATATATTAAGTGATTCTGTTAAGGAAAAAGTAACTCGTATTATTTTAGCAGTATTTAGA aacTTGATTGAAAAAGTAGAGGATGGACAAGTTGCTAAAGAACATTGTATAGCTATGGTACAGTGTAAAGTATTGAAACAACTTTCGATCCTTGGACAACGTAAATTCGATGACGAAGATATTACTgatgatattgaatttttgaatgacAAGTTACAAGCATCTGTTCAAGATTTAAGTTCTTTTGACGAGTATTCGACCGAAGTAAAATCCGGACGTCTTGAATGGTCTCCTGTTCATAAATCTGGGAAATTCTGGCGAGAAAATGCTAatcgattaaatgaaaagaattatgaATTGTTGCGTATTTTAGTACATTTATTGGAAACTAGTAAAGATCCTTTGGTTCTTAGTGTAGCTAGTTTTGATGTAGGAGAATATGTGAGACACTATCCACGTGGCAAACA taTAATTGAACAACTTGGGGGTAAACAGCGAGTAATGCAACTTTTAGGACATGAAGATCCTAATGTAAGATATGAAGCTCTTCTTGCAGTTCAAAAACTCATGGTACATAATTg ggAATATTTAGGAAAACAACTGGAAAAAGAACAAACTGGAACATCAAATGCTCCAGGAACAAAACCTGGTGCACAAGTTCCAGCAAaagcttaa
- the LOC107999167 gene encoding V-type proton ATPase subunit H isoform X2 has protein sequence MVDRVNIKEMIPALPDEKIDMLAATSILQQQAADIRNQQIKWQSYLQSHMISKEDHDFIVAFDTNDPNVRDAKLKENPHQAAKTFLNLLGHISKDQTIQYILTMIDDMLQEDRSRVEIFREHSNRKRESVWGPFLNLLNRQDGFIMNMTSRIIAKLACWSHDLMEKTDLQFYLTWLKDQLKLSNNEYIQSVARCLQMMLRIDEYRFAFVSVDGISTLISVLSGRVNFQVQYQLIFCIWVLTFNPLLAEKMNKFSVIPILADILSDSVKEKVTRIILAVFRNLIEKVEDGQVAKEHCIAMVQCKVLKQLSILGQRKFDDEDITDDIEFLNDKLQASVQDLSSFDEYSTEVKSGRLEWSPVHKSGKFWRENANRLNEKNYELLRILVHLLETSKDPLVLSVASFDVGEYVRHYPRGKHIIEQLGGKQRVMQLLGHEDPNVRYEALLAVQKLMVHNWEYLGKQLEKEQTGTSNAPGTKPGAQVPAKA, from the exons atggtTGACcgtgtaaatattaaagaaatgataCCGGCTTTGCCAGATGAAAAAATtg ATATGCTAGCAGCTACAAGTATTCTACAACAACAAGCTGCTGACATTAGGAATCAACAAATTAAATGGCAATCATATCTACA GTCTCATATGATATCAAAGGAAGATCATGATTTCATAGTAGCTTTTGATACAAATGATCCTAATGTTCGAGATGCAAAACTCAAGGAAAATCCACATCAAGCTGCTAaaacatttcttaatttactTGGTCATATTTCAAAAGATCAAACTATTCAATATATACTTACAATGATTGATGACATGCTTCAG gaaGATCGTAGTCGTGTAGAAATCTTTAGAGAACATTCGAATCGCAAACGTGAATCAGTATGGGGtccttttttgaatttgttaaataGACAAGAtggatttataatgaatatgacCTCTCGAATTATTGCTAAACTTGCTTGCTGGAGTCATGATCTAATGGAAAAAACAGATCTTCAATTTTACTTGACATGGTTAAAAGATCAATTGAAACTCAGT aataatgaatatattcaatCTGTGGCACGTTGTTTACAAATGATGCTTCGCATAGACGAATACCGTTTTGCATTTGTATCCGTTGATGGAATTTCTACTTTAATAAGTGTTCTATCAGGCAGAGTAAATTTCCAAGTACAATATCAacttatattctgtatatggGTATTAACATTTAATCCATTGCTTgcagaaaaaatgaataa atttagtgTTATTCCTATTTTGGCAGATATATTAAGTGATTCTGTTAAGGAAAAAGTAACTCGTATTATTTTAGCAGTATTTAGA aacTTGATTGAAAAAGTAGAGGATGGACAAGTTGCTAAAGAACATTGTATAGCTATGGTACAGTGTAAAGTATTGAAACAACTTTCGATCCTTGGACAACGTAAATTCGATGACGAAGATATTACTgatgatattgaatttttgaatgacAAGTTACAAGCATCTGTTCAAGATTTAAGTTCTTTTGACGAGTATTCGACCGAAGTAAAATCCGGACGTCTTGAATGGTCTCCTGTTCATAAATCTGGGAAATTCTGGCGAGAAAATGCTAatcgattaaatgaaaagaattatgaATTGTTGCGTATTTTAGTACATTTATTGGAAACTAGTAAAGATCCTTTGGTTCTTAGTGTAGCTAGTTTTGATGTAGGAGAATATGTGAGACACTATCCACGTGGCAAACA taTAATTGAACAACTTGGGGGTAAACAGCGAGTAATGCAACTTTTAGGACATGAAGATCCTAATGTAAGATATGAAGCTCTTCTTGCAGTTCAAAAACTCATGGTACATAATTg ggAATATTTAGGAAAACAACTGGAAAAAGAACAAACTGGAACATCAAATGCTCCAGGAACAAAACCTGGTGCACAAGTTCCAGCAAaagcttaa
- the LOC107999167 gene encoding V-type proton ATPase subunit H isoform X1, giving the protein MVDRVNIKEMIPALPDEKIDMLAATSILQQQAADIRNQQIKWQSYLQSHMISKEDHDFIVAFDTNDPNVRDAKLKENPHQAAKTFLNLLGHISKDQTIQYILTMIDDMLQEDRSRVEIFREHSNRKRESVWGPFLNLLNRQDGFIMNMTSRIIAKLACWSHDLMEKTDLQFYLTWLKDQLKLSFEAPQDTNLHARVEQDNTMDKETNELHELQSPNNEYIQSVARCLQMMLRIDEYRFAFVSVDGISTLISVLSGRVNFQVQYQLIFCIWVLTFNPLLAEKMNKFSVIPILADILSDSVKEKVTRIILAVFRNLIEKVEDGQVAKEHCIAMVQCKVLKQLSILGQRKFDDEDITDDIEFLNDKLQASVQDLSSFDEYSTEVKSGRLEWSPVHKSGKFWRENANRLNEKNYELLRILVHLLETSKDPLVLSVASFDVGEYVRHYPRGKHIIEQLGGKQRVMQLLGHEDPNVRYEALLAVQKLMVHNWEYLGKQLEKEQTGTSNAPGTKPGAQVPAKA; this is encoded by the exons atggtTGACcgtgtaaatattaaagaaatgataCCGGCTTTGCCAGATGAAAAAATtg ATATGCTAGCAGCTACAAGTATTCTACAACAACAAGCTGCTGACATTAGGAATCAACAAATTAAATGGCAATCATATCTACA GTCTCATATGATATCAAAGGAAGATCATGATTTCATAGTAGCTTTTGATACAAATGATCCTAATGTTCGAGATGCAAAACTCAAGGAAAATCCACATCAAGCTGCTAaaacatttcttaatttactTGGTCATATTTCAAAAGATCAAACTATTCAATATATACTTACAATGATTGATGACATGCTTCAG gaaGATCGTAGTCGTGTAGAAATCTTTAGAGAACATTCGAATCGCAAACGTGAATCAGTATGGGGtccttttttgaatttgttaaataGACAAGAtggatttataatgaatatgacCTCTCGAATTATTGCTAAACTTGCTTGCTGGAGTCATGATCTAATGGAAAAAACAGATCTTCAATTTTACTTGACATGGTTAAAAGATCAATTGAAACTCAGT TTTGAAGCTCCTCAGGATACAAATTTGCATGCAAGAGTAGAACAAGACAACACTATGGACAAGGAGACAAATGAACTACATGAACTACAAAGTCCG aataatgaatatattcaatCTGTGGCACGTTGTTTACAAATGATGCTTCGCATAGACGAATACCGTTTTGCATTTGTATCCGTTGATGGAATTTCTACTTTAATAAGTGTTCTATCAGGCAGAGTAAATTTCCAAGTACAATATCAacttatattctgtatatggGTATTAACATTTAATCCATTGCTTgcagaaaaaatgaataa atttagtgTTATTCCTATTTTGGCAGATATATTAAGTGATTCTGTTAAGGAAAAAGTAACTCGTATTATTTTAGCAGTATTTAGA aacTTGATTGAAAAAGTAGAGGATGGACAAGTTGCTAAAGAACATTGTATAGCTATGGTACAGTGTAAAGTATTGAAACAACTTTCGATCCTTGGACAACGTAAATTCGATGACGAAGATATTACTgatgatattgaatttttgaatgacAAGTTACAAGCATCTGTTCAAGATTTAAGTTCTTTTGACGAGTATTCGACCGAAGTAAAATCCGGACGTCTTGAATGGTCTCCTGTTCATAAATCTGGGAAATTCTGGCGAGAAAATGCTAatcgattaaatgaaaagaattatgaATTGTTGCGTATTTTAGTACATTTATTGGAAACTAGTAAAGATCCTTTGGTTCTTAGTGTAGCTAGTTTTGATGTAGGAGAATATGTGAGACACTATCCACGTGGCAAACA taTAATTGAACAACTTGGGGGTAAACAGCGAGTAATGCAACTTTTAGGACATGAAGATCCTAATGTAAGATATGAAGCTCTTCTTGCAGTTCAAAAACTCATGGTACATAATTg ggAATATTTAGGAAAACAACTGGAAAAAGAACAAACTGGAACATCAAATGCTCCAGGAACAAAACCTGGTGCACAAGTTCCAGCAAaagcttaa